In Oryza brachyantha chromosome 2, ObraRS2, whole genome shotgun sequence, a single window of DNA contains:
- the LOC102703845 gene encoding ornithine carbamoyltransferase, chloroplastic, with the protein MAAAISGAQLVLSSSPSSAFSSSSSSSGLLRLQPRAARVSVAAAVSARRGVAAAAVSSPSVASDAGQDAKQVPKDFLHIDDFDKDTIMKILNRAIEVKAMIKSGDRSFQPFKGKSMAMIFAKPSMRTRVSFETGFFLLGGHAIYLGPDDIQMGKREETRDVARVLSGYNDILMARVFAHQDILDLAKYAPVPVINGLTDYNHPCQIMADALTMLEHIGRIENTKVVYVGDGNNIVHSWLRLAAVLPLHFVCACPKGFEPDAETVEIARNAGSKIEITDDPKEAVKGADVVYTDVWASMGQKEEAEYRKKVFQGFTVDEAMMEMAGPNAFLMHCLPAERGIEVTDGAIEAPNSIVFPQAENRMHAQNAIMLHVLGA; encoded by the exons atggcggcggcgatctccGGCGCGCAGCTCGTCCTATCCTCCTCCCCGTCctccgccttctcctcctcctcctcctcatccggCCTTCTGCGCCTCcagccgcgcgccgcgcgggtctcggtcgccgccgccgtgtccgcGCGACGCGgggtcgctgccgccgcggtgTCGAGCCCCTCCGTCGCGTCCGACGCTGGTCAAGATG CCAAACAGGTTCCTAAGGACTTCCTACATATCGATGATTTTGACAAGGATACAATCATGAAAATCCTTAATCGGGCGATTGAGGTGAAGGCAATGATAAAGTCGGGAGACAGGAGCTTCCAACCTTTCAAAGGAAAGTCAATGGCAATGATATTTGCCAAGCCATCAATGAGAACCCGTGTTTCATTTGAGACAGGATTCTTCTTGCTTGGTGGCCATGCTATCTATTTGGGTCCTGATGATATCCAGATGGGCAAGCGTGAGGAGACCCGTGATGTTGCTCGTGTGCTTTCTGGATATAATGACATCCTTATGGCCAGGGTTTTTGCTCACCAA GACATTTTGGACTTGGCAAAGTATGCACCTGTACCTGTCATAAATGGGCTTACAGACTATAACCATCCGTGCCAGATAATGGCTGATGCACTCACTATGCTCGAACATATTGGTCGTATTGAAAACACTAAG GTTGTCTATGTTGGTGATGGGAACAATATTGTCCACTCATGGCTTCGATTGGCTGCTGTACTTCCTTTACACTTTGTATGTGCCTGTCCTAAGGGCTTTGAGCCAGATGCAGAGACTGTGGAGATAGCCAGGAATGCTGGAAGTAAGATTGAAATAACAGATGATCCCAAGGAAGCAGTCAAGGGAGCAGATGTCGTGTATACAGATGTCTGGGCCAGCATGGGCCAAAAGGAAGAAGCtgaatatagaaaaaaagtgTTCCAAGGATTCACG GTGGATGAAGCTATGATGGAGATGGCTGGTCCAAACGCCTTCCTTATGCACTGTTTACCTGCGGAGAGAGGGATAGAGGTAACAGATGGCGCCATTGAGGCCCCCAACTCAATCGTATTCCCCCAAGCTGAGAATAGAATGCACGCCCAGAATGCCATCATGCTCCACGTCCTTGGCGCCTAG